The Euphorbia lathyris chromosome 8, ddEupLath1.1, whole genome shotgun sequence genome has a window encoding:
- the LOC136203035 gene encoding probable calcium-binding protein CML27, which produces MSNPTVFFQDKTELQKVFNQFDTNGDGKISLSELGGVLKSMGSTYTTEDLERVMDEVDTDKDGFINLDEFASLCHTADGNVATEELKDAFDLYDQNKNGLISNVELHQVLTRLGMSCSVEDCVKMIKSVDSDGDGCVNFDEFKQMMAAKNVKN; this is translated from the coding sequence atGTCTAACCCTACCGTCTTCTTCCAAGACAAGACCGAGCTCCAGAAGGTCTTCAATCAATTCGACACCAATGGCGACGGCAAGATCTCCCTCTCCGAGCTCGGCGGCGTTTTGAAATCCATGGGATCAACCTACACCACGGAGGATCTCGAACGCGTTATGGACGAAGTCGACACTGACAAGGACGGATTCATCAATCTCGATGAGTTCGCTTCTCTCTGTCACACCGCCGATGGTAACGTGGCTACGGAAGAGTTGAAGGATGCGTTCGATCTGTATGATCAGAACAAGAATGGACTCATCTCGAATGTTGAGTTGCACCAGGTCTTGACTCGCTTGGGCATGTCGTGCTCTGTTGAGGATTGTGTGAAGATGATTAAGAGTGTTGATTCGGATGGCGATGGTTGTGTTAATTTTGATGAGTTTAAGCAGATGATGGCTGCTAAGAATGTCAAAAATTGA